In the genome of Croceimicrobium hydrocarbonivorans, one region contains:
- a CDS encoding HNH endonuclease: MANRWKIPKDVEELVKKRDTKCIYCGVLFSSENNSRKDSPSWEHIINDIRINDTDNIARCCISCNSSKGSKSIQDWLRSDYCRKKGINSHTVSAVVNLVLKKAQKTNKN, translated from the coding sequence ATGGCAAATCGCTGGAAGATCCCAAAGGATGTAGAAGAACTTGTAAAGAAACGGGACACTAAATGCATCTACTGTGGTGTATTATTCTCAAGTGAAAACAACTCTCGAAAAGACAGTCCATCTTGGGAGCACATTATTAATGACATAAGAATTAATGATACCGATAATATCGCTCGTTGTTGCATCTCATGTAACTCAAGCAAGGGCTCAAAATCAATTCAAGATTGGCTTAGAAGTGACTATTGCCGGAAAAAAGGAATAAATAGCCACACTGTTAGTGCCGTTGTTAACCTTGTTTTGAAAAAAGCTCAAAAAACGAATAAAAACTAA
- a CDS encoding GNAT family N-acetyltransferase has translation MLLETDRLLIRPISIEDKNEIFEYRRNKEINKYQGWIPETIEEVESFIAKNPKEINVPETWFQLVIIDKKTEAIVGDIGIHFMDPENKQVEIGCTLNKEYQNRGFATESVEKVMDYLFTELDKHRISTSIDPANTNSIRLVERIGFRKEAHFIESLFFKGKWVDDIIYAMLQRDWNTKKRS, from the coding sequence ATGCTATTAGAAACCGATCGATTACTAATTAGACCTATCTCGATTGAGGATAAAAACGAAATATTCGAATACCGCCGGAACAAGGAAATTAATAAATATCAAGGGTGGATTCCAGAGACCATTGAAGAGGTTGAATCCTTCATTGCCAAGAACCCAAAAGAAATTAATGTCCCTGAAACCTGGTTTCAACTGGTAATCATCGACAAAAAAACAGAGGCAATTGTGGGTGATATAGGGATTCACTTCATGGACCCTGAAAACAAGCAAGTCGAAATTGGCTGCACATTAAACAAAGAGTATCAAAACCGAGGATTTGCCACTGAATCAGTAGAAAAAGTGATGGACTACTTATTTACTGAATTAGATAAACACCGAATAAGCACCTCAATTGATCCTGCTAATACAAACTCTATTCGCTTGGTAGAGCGGATAGGCTTCAGGAAAGAAGCCCATTTTATTGAGAGCTTATTTTTTAAGGGTAAGTGGGTGGATGACATTATATATGCAATGCTCCAAAGGGATTGGAACACTAAAAAAAGGAGTTGA
- a CDS encoding LURP-one-related/scramblase family protein — protein sequence MTIDINQHQIAIGDRYNIYVDQEFSYKARVSLFRLFLAEIILSNTEGALVAKIERKFNWLNAKYSITGLHPNVLTFRTRQIWKMHFACQLGPDRYEIYGHKGRRVSVFLNEQQVAYFDKAAVSWFNGDNYKIVANDDCDPGLLICFVLIWDNFFSSKSEGNTVTFDFGNIGLEARKFDENWIPKKIKN from the coding sequence ATGACGATAGATATCAACCAACATCAGATTGCCATAGGCGATAGATACAACATCTATGTTGACCAGGAATTCTCTTATAAAGCTCGAGTTAGCCTCTTTCGACTTTTTCTAGCTGAAATTATACTTAGCAATACCGAAGGTGCACTGGTAGCTAAAATTGAAAGGAAGTTCAATTGGCTCAATGCTAAATATAGTATCACGGGATTGCACCCCAATGTTTTAACTTTCAGAACTCGGCAAATCTGGAAAATGCATTTTGCATGCCAGCTTGGTCCAGACCGCTACGAGATTTATGGACACAAAGGACGCCGAGTATCCGTTTTTCTAAATGAGCAGCAAGTTGCCTATTTTGACAAGGCGGCGGTATCATGGTTTAATGGTGACAACTATAAAATAGTAGCCAATGATGACTGCGACCCCGGCTTGTTAATATGCTTTGTACTTATTTGGGACAATTTCTTCAGTTCTAAATCGGAAGGAAACACGGTAACTTTTGACTTTGGAAACATCGGGCTAGAAGCCAGGAAGTTTGACGAGAATTGGATACCTAAAAAAATAAAGAACTAA
- a CDS encoding MafI family immunity protein: protein MLKLFRRNNPNQKIQEWSERLISLINKNEALKTQIDSAGIIEGPRIIKEFIEHNEPGLACEHLIYMISESGIYLREEEIDEISQLAKKFGLSISALSKPSEIETEAFYDLLESFNKAQEKVVLNLKSLWGMKTPMPCTLWVLWSRNQYEIDKFKNDQNLRIFPHGFGLSYQDDEVYIDFDFGEQGEYKGFDLYRLWLFLESNKMKTVFTNKNQIKKVIDFETTSGALEFSGYINYYKR from the coding sequence ATGCTAAAACTCTTTAGACGAAATAATCCAAACCAAAAAATTCAAGAATGGTCTGAAAGACTAATTAGCCTGATAAACAAAAATGAGGCACTAAAGACTCAAATAGATTCAGCTGGTATTATCGAGGGGCCGAGGATAATCAAAGAATTCATAGAACATAATGAGCCAGGTCTTGCCTGCGAGCACCTGATCTATATGATCTCTGAATCTGGGATCTATTTAAGGGAAGAAGAAATTGATGAAATTTCTCAGTTAGCAAAAAAGTTCGGGCTTTCAATAAGCGCCTTATCAAAGCCATCTGAAATCGAAACAGAAGCATTTTACGATCTTTTAGAGTCTTTTAATAAGGCTCAGGAAAAAGTAGTCCTTAATCTAAAAAGTCTCTGGGGCATGAAGACCCCAATGCCATGCACTCTTTGGGTGCTTTGGAGTCGAAATCAATATGAGATAGACAAATTTAAAAATGACCAAAACCTAAGAATCTTCCCCCATGGCTTTGGACTTAGCTATCAGGATGATGAAGTTTATATTGATTTTGACTTTGGGGAACAAGGAGAATACAAGGGCTTCGACCTTTATCGCCTCTGGCTTTTCCTTGAATCGAATAAAATGAAAACAGTTTTTACGAACAAAAACCAAATCAAGAAAGTAATTGACTTTGAAACGACCTCCGGAGCATTAGAATTCAGTGGTTACATCAATTATTATAAAAGATAA
- a CDS encoding Crp/Fnr family transcriptional regulator → MKDFFNKIHHIDQAILETYLSEWTAYQAPKKTILTAPGETERYIYFVQEGVQQSYYLNEDKKHVIAFTYPPSLSGIPESFLTQSPSKYYLETVTESSFLRLSYAKHQELMQEHREIETLFRKATELLLIGMVQRHYELMAFDINQRFSSFAQRSPQLFNLVAHKDLASYLRIDSSNFSKLFNSVKI, encoded by the coding sequence ATGAAAGACTTCTTCAATAAAATCCATCACATAGATCAAGCTATTCTTGAAACTTATCTATCGGAGTGGACGGCATACCAAGCTCCTAAAAAAACCATACTAACCGCTCCCGGGGAAACAGAGCGCTATATCTATTTTGTTCAGGAAGGAGTTCAGCAATCTTATTACCTCAACGAAGATAAAAAGCATGTAATCGCCTTTACCTACCCTCCTTCTTTAAGTGGAATTCCGGAGTCCTTCCTAACCCAAAGCCCATCCAAGTATTATTTGGAAACGGTTACAGAAAGTTCATTCCTCCGACTTTCTTATGCAAAGCACCAAGAGCTGATGCAAGAACATAGGGAAATAGAAACGCTCTTTAGAAAGGCCACCGAACTCCTATTAATCGGGATGGTACAGCGTCATTATGAATTAATGGCATTTGATATAAATCAACGCTTCAGCTCCTTTGCCCAAAGAAGTCCACAGCTCTTTAATTTAGTGGCACATAAAGACCTGGCTTCCTACCTCCGAATCGACTCCAGTAACTTCAGTAAACTCTTCAATTCGGTGAAGATTTAG
- a CDS encoding alpha/beta fold hydrolase produces the protein MKQVFNILILIGMHTNAFSQSWVDSTLYPFENKFLRLEAGTMHYVDEGSGEIILFVHGTPTWSFLYRDFIQELSQDYRCIAIDHLGFGLSEKPDSVPGTPEWHAQNLSEFIQKLDLQNITLVVHDFGGPIGLAAGIANSERIKKVVLFNTWLWATAHKEEAQKIDKTINSGLGKFLYLNLNFSPKVLLKKGFADKSNLSKDVHQHYIKPFPNKTSRIPLLNLAKALVGSSEWYQKQWEQFDSLANKEFLILWGRKDEFITLENLQKWQERLPKTKTVELDCGHFVQEEKTNEAIKEIQSFMKE, from the coding sequence ATGAAACAGGTATTTAACATTTTAATCTTAATCGGTATGCACACCAACGCTTTTTCCCAGTCTTGGGTAGACAGTACTCTTTATCCTTTTGAAAACAAATTTCTGCGATTAGAAGCGGGAACTATGCATTATGTAGATGAAGGCAGCGGGGAAATCATACTTTTTGTTCATGGTACTCCAACCTGGTCTTTCCTATACCGAGACTTCATCCAAGAACTTTCTCAAGACTACCGCTGCATCGCTATAGACCATTTAGGCTTTGGCCTTTCAGAAAAACCCGACTCGGTACCCGGAACCCCCGAATGGCATGCGCAGAACCTTAGTGAGTTTATCCAAAAATTAGACCTTCAAAACATCACATTGGTTGTCCATGATTTTGGTGGCCCTATTGGCTTAGCCGCTGGAATAGCCAATTCGGAAAGAATTAAAAAAGTGGTTCTATTCAACACTTGGCTTTGGGCTACTGCCCATAAAGAGGAAGCCCAGAAAATTGACAAGACCATAAACAGTGGGCTAGGAAAATTCCTTTATCTCAATCTAAATTTCTCTCCGAAAGTACTTTTGAAAAAGGGATTTGCCGATAAATCCAATCTTTCGAAAGATGTTCACCAGCATTACATCAAACCCTTTCCAAATAAAACCTCAAGAATCCCTTTACTCAATCTAGCCAAAGCCTTGGTGGGCTCCTCCGAGTGGTATCAAAAACAATGGGAGCAGTTTGATTCCTTAGCGAACAAAGAATTTTTAATTCTCTGGGGAAGGAAAGATGAATTCATCACCCTCGAAAACCTACAGAAATGGCAAGAACGATTGCCAAAGACCAAAACGGTAGAATTGGATTGTGGTCATTTCGTTCAGGAAGAAAAAACAAATGAGGCGATTAAGGAGATCCAGAGTTTCATGAAGGAATAA
- a CDS encoding ankyrin repeat domain-containing protein, with product MKFKLFTSQENRKDLNSCIFRSDLSGALILIQAGADINGKNDRGIRPIYSALNSDNPKNLKSLIEQGADINIDFGAPLRESFDNCIDGMIQKNRNVPYPESLEMLEILLANGADPEIKDENGERPIDIIPVYAGSPENLNKLKSIFRALIPNIDELLKEQ from the coding sequence TTGAAATTTAAACTCTTCACTTCACAGGAAAACAGGAAAGATCTCAATTCCTGTATTTTTAGATCAGACTTGAGCGGTGCCTTGATTTTGATCCAGGCTGGCGCAGATATCAATGGAAAGAATGACCGTGGAATAAGGCCCATATATTCGGCCCTCAATTCGGATAATCCTAAAAACTTGAAATCCCTTATTGAACAGGGGGCCGATATTAACATTGACTTTGGAGCCCCCCTACGTGAAAGCTTTGACAACTGCATAGACGGAATGATTCAGAAAAATAGAAATGTACCTTATCCCGAGTCCTTGGAAATGCTAGAAATATTGCTAGCTAATGGCGCCGATCCAGAAATAAAAGATGAAAATGGAGAAAGACCCATCGATATTATTCCTGTCTATGCCGGAAGCCCCGAAAACCTAAACAAGCTCAAGTCGATTTTCAGAGCCTTAATTCCAAATATTGATGAGCTCTTAAAAGAACAGTGA